A genomic window from Candidatus Eremiobacterota bacterium includes:
- a CDS encoding CpaF family protein produces MSGAASEAHIVATVERTARELLKSEIHDALAQRLDVVAASAALDEPKKIAELRAQIDTIVRELLAAYPAVFSAEELARVQQEIIDEALGYGPLEELLAQHDVTEIMVNGPGHVFVERNGKIETTNKRFSDDRQLRVVIERMIAPLGRRIDESVPMVDARLPDGSRVNAIIEPLALDGPTLTIRRFGKTRLTPQALVDIGAIEEPMLDFLRAAVEARLNLVICGGTGSGKTTFLNCLSSFIPDGERIVTIEDAAELRLNQTHVVRLEGRPPNLQGAGEVRIRDLVRNALRMRPDRIIVGECRGAEALDMLQAMNTGHDGSLTTIHANSARDSLSRIETMVMMAGFELPVRAIREQIASAVDLVVHIARMRDGSRKVVGISEIAGLEGEVVTMQEIVRYHQRGLDKNNKVVGEFEFTGVQPECLQRFAEFGVSFDMHSLSKMAGAPVLGKVASW; encoded by the coding sequence ATGTCGGGCGCGGCCAGCGAGGCGCACATCGTCGCGACGGTCGAGCGCACCGCGCGCGAGCTCCTCAAGAGCGAGATCCACGACGCGCTCGCGCAGCGGCTCGACGTCGTCGCCGCGAGCGCCGCGCTCGACGAGCCGAAGAAGATCGCGGAGCTGCGCGCGCAGATCGACACGATCGTGCGCGAGCTGCTGGCCGCCTATCCCGCCGTCTTCTCGGCCGAAGAGCTGGCGCGCGTCCAGCAAGAGATCATCGACGAAGCGCTCGGGTACGGCCCGCTCGAGGAGCTCCTCGCGCAGCACGACGTCACCGAGATCATGGTGAACGGCCCCGGCCACGTCTTCGTCGAGCGCAACGGAAAGATCGAGACGACGAACAAGCGCTTCAGCGACGACCGCCAGCTGCGCGTCGTCATCGAGCGCATGATCGCGCCGCTCGGCCGCCGGATCGACGAGTCGGTCCCGATGGTCGACGCGCGCCTGCCCGACGGCTCGCGCGTCAACGCGATCATCGAGCCGCTCGCGCTCGACGGCCCGACGCTGACGATCCGCCGCTTCGGCAAGACCCGGCTCACCCCGCAAGCGCTCGTCGACATCGGCGCGATCGAGGAGCCGATGCTCGACTTCCTGCGCGCCGCCGTCGAAGCGCGGCTGAACCTCGTCATCTGCGGCGGCACCGGCTCCGGCAAGACGACCTTCCTGAACTGCCTGTCGTCGTTCATCCCCGACGGCGAGCGGATCGTGACGATCGAAGACGCCGCGGAGCTGCGGCTCAACCAGACCCACGTGGTGCGGCTCGAAGGCCGCCCGCCGAACCTGCAGGGCGCCGGCGAGGTGCGCATCCGCGACCTCGTACGCAACGCGCTGCGGATGCGACCGGACCGGATCATCGTCGGCGAATGCCGCGGCGCCGAGGCGCTCGACATGCTGCAGGCGATGAACACCGGCCACGACGGCTCGCTCACGACGATCCATGCCAACAGCGCGCGCGACTCGCTCTCACGCATCGAGACGATGGTGATGATGGCCGGCTTCGAGCTGCCGGTTCGCGCCATCCGCGAGCAGATCGCCAGCGCGGTCGACCTCGTCGTCCACATCGCGCGCATGCGCGACGGCTCGCGCAAGGTCGTCGGCATCAGCGAGATCGCCGGGCTCGAAGGCGAGGTCGTCACGATGCAGGAGATCGTGCGCTACCATCAGCGCGGTCTCGACAAGAACAACAAGGTCGTCGGCGAGTTCGAGTTCACCGGCGTCCAGCCCGAGTGCTTGCAGCGCTTCGCCGAGTTCGGCGTCTCGTTCGACATGCACTCGCTCAGCAAGATGGCCGGCGCGCCGGTGCTCGGGAAGGTCGCGTCATGGTAG
- the cpaB gene encoding Flp pilus assembly protein CpaB: MSSVLARPLDTRTIALSVAGLLAVGTGVLTYNYLASVGHANAPAAQRSIVVAARTIPAHATITAEMLTRVARPADAVDPDVLTAPAAAIGSSAVNEIPAGSQVTASKLVHYVTAGLPGKVHVGMRAVSIALDRVKGVSNLVQAGDLVDVIAATPRTQESAPKAVTIIRAARVLSVGSMTEAGATPAPDSGQQFSSATLEVTAKQADLLTLADVNTTLRLALRSPREATNSRPVEKLTFDKDKPAPRPAIAPSLPQLLPQLFTPLRNPFPQPAQPQAKPTPAPPAVSVIDGDKVVSGSPR; encoded by the coding sequence ATGTCCAGCGTTCTTGCTCGTCCGCTAGACACGCGGACGATCGCGCTCTCCGTCGCCGGATTGCTCGCGGTCGGAACCGGCGTGCTGACGTACAACTACCTCGCCTCGGTCGGCCATGCCAACGCGCCGGCGGCCCAGCGCTCGATCGTCGTCGCCGCGCGAACCATCCCGGCCCACGCGACGATCACCGCCGAGATGCTGACCCGGGTCGCGCGGCCGGCCGACGCCGTCGACCCCGACGTGCTGACGGCGCCCGCCGCCGCGATCGGCTCGTCGGCGGTCAACGAGATCCCCGCCGGCAGCCAGGTCACCGCCTCGAAGCTCGTCCACTACGTCACCGCCGGCCTGCCCGGCAAGGTGCACGTCGGGATGCGCGCGGTGTCGATCGCGCTCGACCGCGTCAAGGGCGTCTCGAACCTCGTGCAGGCCGGCGACCTTGTCGACGTGATCGCCGCGACGCCGCGTACCCAGGAAAGCGCGCCGAAAGCGGTGACGATCATTCGCGCCGCCCGCGTCCTCTCGGTCGGCTCGATGACCGAGGCCGGCGCGACCCCTGCGCCCGACAGCGGCCAGCAGTTCTCCAGCGCGACCCTCGAGGTCACCGCGAAGCAGGCCGACCTGCTGACCCTCGCCGACGTCAACACGACGCTGCGCCTGGCGCTGCGCTCGCCGCGCGAGGCGACGAACAGCCGGCCGGTCGAGAAGCTCACCTTCGATAAGGACAAGCCGGCGCCGCGCCCGGCGATCGCGCCGAGCCTCCCGCAACTGCTGCCGCAGCTGTTCACCCCGCTTCGCAACCCGTTCCCGCAGCCGGCTCAGCCGCAGGCGAAACCGACCCCGGCGCCCCCCGCGGTTTCGGTGATCGACGGCGACAAAGTCGTCTCGGGCAGTCCGAGGTAA
- a CDS encoding prepilin peptidase: MLPFVPILTAAALTAAVSDVRTRRIPNALTGALAVAGVATAGVTGGFAGAGVALATLAVLFAAGTVAYSRGWFGGGDIKLLAAGCCGLAPALAFDFLIYTALAGGLLSLYSLAASQRMATALITWRLPETGERLPYAVAAAGGALFLWVALSCPAFLLVR, from the coding sequence ATGCTGCCGTTCGTCCCGATCCTCACCGCAGCTGCGCTGACGGCTGCGGTGAGCGACGTTCGTACGCGCCGAATCCCGAACGCGCTGACCGGCGCGCTCGCGGTCGCGGGCGTCGCGACGGCCGGGGTGACCGGAGGCTTTGCCGGCGCAGGCGTCGCGCTCGCGACCCTCGCCGTCCTGTTCGCGGCCGGAACCGTCGCCTATTCGCGCGGCTGGTTCGGCGGCGGCGACATCAAGCTGCTCGCAGCAGGATGCTGCGGGCTCGCGCCCGCCCTGGCCTTCGATTTTCTGATCTACACGGCCCTGGCCGGCGGACTTCTTTCTTTGTACTCGCTGGCGGCGTCGCAACGGATGGCGACGGCGCTCATCACCTGGCGTCTCCCCGAGACCGGTGAACGGCTTCCTTACGCCGTCGCCGCCGCCGGCGGCGCCCTCTTCTTGTGGGTGGCACTCTCATGTCCAGCGTTCTTGCTCGTCCGCTAG
- a CDS encoding Flp family type IVb pilin, whose amino-acid sequence MLKDDEGATLVEYGLVVSLIAVAAITAIGLLGQKVSDTFTAINNKITPPQ is encoded by the coding sequence ATGCTCAAGGACGACGAAGGCGCGACCCTCGTCGAATACGGTCTCGTCGTCTCGCTGATCGCGGTCGCCGCGATCACGGCGATCGGCCTGCTCGGCCAAAAGGTGAGCGACACGTTCACCGCCATCAACAACAAGATCACGCCGCCTCAGTAA